The Fictibacillus arsenicus genome contains a region encoding:
- a CDS encoding pyridoxamine 5'-phosphate oxidase family protein, with protein sequence MTNFKECITSQEELRNLLGNPSLRGQNKVISTIDQHCREFIGKSPFLVLATSDADGNCDSSPRGDAPGFVYVLDDKHLIIPDRPGNKRVDSMFNILVNPRVGLLFLIPGMSETLRINGEAAIIRDEDILGKMAVNGKTPLLGIAVKVEQCFMHCGKAFKRSGLWEPDRWSAKENLPNAAKILADHVNLPGMTEDVVAEALLDGYKNKLY encoded by the coding sequence ATGACTAATTTTAAAGAGTGTATTACAAGTCAGGAAGAATTGAGAAATTTATTAGGAAATCCAAGTTTGAGAGGGCAAAATAAAGTGATTTCTACTATTGATCAGCATTGCAGAGAGTTTATAGGGAAGTCGCCTTTTCTAGTCCTCGCTACGTCAGATGCTGACGGAAACTGCGACAGCTCGCCTCGTGGTGACGCGCCAGGTTTCGTTTATGTGTTGGATGATAAGCACCTCATTATTCCCGATCGTCCGGGGAACAAGCGTGTCGACTCGATGTTCAACATACTTGTAAATCCTAGAGTGGGGCTTCTCTTTCTCATACCTGGCATGAGTGAAACGCTTAGGATTAATGGAGAAGCGGCAATTATTCGCGATGAAGATATTTTGGGGAAAATGGCGGTTAACGGGAAAACGCCGCTGTTAGGAATTGCTGTGAAAGTAGAGCAATGTTTCATGCATTGCGGCAAAGCCTTCAAACGTTCCGGGCTTTGGGAGCCAGATAGGTGGTCGGCTAAAGAGAACTTGCCGAATGCCGCAAAGATATTAGCTGATCATGTGAACCTTCCGGGAATGACAGAAGATGTAGTTGCAGAAGCTCTATTAGATGGTTATAAGAATAAACTTTACTAG
- the galE gene encoding UDP-glucose 4-epimerase GalE, with protein sequence MTILVTGGAGYIGSHTVLYLKEKGESVVVLDNLLTGHRQSVLNDVPFYMGSLHDEQLLSYICQNHNIEAVIHFAANSLVGESVKDPLSYYENNIAGTLSLLKVMNKNNVKRIVFSSTAAVYGEPKSVPIQEEDPAIPTNPYGETKLAIEKMLHWADKAHGIKSVALRYFNAAGADPEGRIGEEHLPETHLIPIVLQAALGQRENITVFGDDYPTPDGTCVRDYVHVMDLADAHYCALQKIRNTKESGIYNLGNGKGFSVKEVIEVCREVAQYDIKIETAQRRTGDPAVLVASSQKARDELKWHPRYPDLKTIVTDAWNWHKNKAESFSVVQHSK encoded by the coding sequence ATGACAATTTTAGTAACTGGCGGAGCAGGGTACATCGGCAGTCACACGGTTCTATACCTGAAAGAAAAAGGTGAATCTGTTGTTGTGCTGGATAATCTATTAACTGGTCATCGGCAATCGGTTTTAAACGACGTTCCTTTTTATATGGGAAGCTTACATGACGAACAGCTGCTGAGCTACATTTGTCAAAATCACAACATAGAGGCTGTGATTCATTTTGCGGCTAATTCCCTTGTAGGTGAAAGCGTGAAAGATCCGCTATCCTATTATGAAAACAATATTGCTGGAACACTTTCCCTGCTGAAAGTAATGAACAAAAACAATGTAAAAAGAATCGTATTTTCTTCAACGGCGGCAGTTTACGGAGAACCAAAGAGCGTTCCGATTCAAGAGGAAGACCCTGCAATCCCGACAAATCCTTATGGAGAAACCAAGCTTGCGATAGAGAAAATGCTCCATTGGGCGGATAAAGCACATGGCATAAAGTCCGTTGCACTCCGCTACTTTAATGCAGCTGGGGCGGACCCTGAAGGACGCATTGGGGAAGAGCACCTACCAGAAACGCACCTTATTCCGATTGTATTGCAAGCGGCATTAGGGCAAAGGGAGAACATAACGGTGTTTGGTGATGATTACCCTACGCCAGATGGCACATGTGTCCGGGATTATGTGCATGTGATGGATCTGGCTGATGCTCATTATTGTGCCTTGCAAAAAATCAGAAACACGAAAGAGAGCGGCATTTACAATCTTGGGAACGGCAAAGGATTTTCTGTAAAAGAAGTAATTGAGGTTTGCCGTGAAGTTGCGCAATATGACATCAAGATAGAAACAGCACAAAGAAGAACGGGTGATCCAGCGGTATTGGTTGCCTCTTCACAAAAAGCACGGGATGAGCTGAAGTGGCATCCACGATATCCTGATTTGAAGACCATCGTCACCGATGCTTGGAACTGGCATAAAAACAAAGCAGAATCTTTTAGTGTAGTTCAACATTCTAAATAA
- a CDS encoding GNAT family N-acetyltransferase — MIEFDVIKASVKDSEDILSLLKEVAYWLKDKEINQWGYLLQGGDDREILQAIENQDTFVVLKDDVMVGTFTLSTTQSEWDQHIFGVDDTNDSLYIHRLAVFPRYMGKGIGKSILEWIEENHQSKKTYLKLDCVADNPRLNQFYRENGFEYLGETDKHSKYQKVLNSSINQSFRSSLEGFKESWKRSSLEDLKKWISVNYQAREIKNGEIFDFGYEESINGWEQAFNQFRQKDVEWLLTEDGIIPLKENEVMVILSASLIIEGKPLDTANLFFQTFRMEHGDWQLVRSYIEAGLPMEKVKSLSIFK; from the coding sequence ATGATAGAGTTTGATGTGATAAAGGCATCTGTTAAGGATAGTGAGGACATTCTGAGTCTTTTAAAGGAAGTCGCGTATTGGCTGAAGGACAAAGAGATCAACCAGTGGGGCTATTTATTACAGGGCGGAGACGATCGTGAGATTCTGCAGGCTATTGAGAACCAAGATACTTTCGTCGTTTTAAAAGACGATGTGATGGTTGGAACGTTCACACTTTCAACGACACAAAGTGAATGGGATCAGCATATTTTTGGAGTTGATGATACGAATGATTCTTTATATATACATAGATTAGCAGTCTTTCCGAGATACATGGGTAAGGGAATCGGGAAAAGTATATTGGAATGGATCGAAGAAAACCATCAAAGCAAAAAGACTTATTTGAAGCTGGATTGTGTGGCGGACAATCCGAGGCTGAATCAATTCTATCGTGAGAATGGTTTTGAATACTTGGGTGAGACGGACAAACATAGCAAGTATCAAAAAGTTTTGAATAGTAGTATAAATCAATCGTTTCGTTCATCCTTAGAGGGTTTTAAAGAATCATGGAAACGATCTTCACTCGAAGATTTGAAAAAGTGGATTTCTGTAAATTACCAAGCACGCGAAATTAAAAATGGAGAAATTTTTGATTTTGGTTACGAAGAATCCATCAACGGCTGGGAGCAAGCATTTAACCAATTTCGTCAAAAAGATGTAGAGTGGCTCCTTACTGAAGATGGGATTATTCCTTTAAAAGAGAATGAAGTAATGGTCATACTGAGTGCTTCTTTAATAATTGAGGGAAAACCATTAGACACGGCGAATCTTTTCTTTCAAACATTTAGGATGGAGCACGGTGATTGGCAGCTAGTAAGAAGCTATATTGAAGCGGGTTTACCAATGGAGAAAGTAAAAAGCTTAAGCATTTTCAAATAG
- a CDS encoding HIT family protein, whose product MSESCFICNKHNGDIQTSGVKIYEDEFVYVGHIDKGGKPSYLGHIMIDLKRHAPSLGDMTMDEAKAFGVIMARVSKALKETEKAEHIYAAVSGNSVPHLHMHIIPRFPNTPEAYWGAWEVYDWPEAPFGKNPEIIQVCEQIKSYLEETSYE is encoded by the coding sequence ATGAGTGAGAGTTGTTTTATTTGCAATAAGCATAATGGGGATATTCAAACTTCAGGCGTTAAGATCTATGAGGATGAGTTCGTATATGTCGGTCATATCGATAAGGGAGGCAAACCTTCTTATCTTGGTCATATAATGATTGATTTGAAGCGGCACGCTCCGTCTCTAGGTGATATGACGATGGATGAGGCAAAAGCATTCGGTGTCATTATGGCAAGAGTGAGTAAAGCGTTAAAGGAGACAGAAAAGGCGGAGCACATCTATGCAGCTGTTTCTGGTAATTCGGTTCCGCATCTTCATATGCATATCATCCCGCGTTTTCCAAATACACCTGAAGCATACTGGGGTGCATGGGAAGTGTACGACTGGCCGGAAGCCCCGTTTGGCAAAAACCCTGAAATCATACAAGTGTGTGAGCAGATCAAGAGTTATTTGGAGGAGACCTCTTATGAGTGA
- a CDS encoding nuclease-related domain-containing protein, giving the protein MSFKYLILHKFEVCHQKKQSTKWKYIILGGLYIKERQNSPIVITKLEALLRRLPDNHPKRSKVKEKLASFSSGLKGERSLKYFYRYLPKDDIVFVYNTRILHLDYYFQLDTLIITSKFILLLEIKNYAGHLYFDDKFGQLVRTLNGKVDIFEDPILQVKRQSYHLSQIINKFKLPPIPIETLVVMTNPTSQIECSPSYKEALQK; this is encoded by the coding sequence TTGTCTTTCAAATATTTAATTTTACATAAATTTGAAGTTTGTCATCAAAAAAAACAAAGCACAAAATGGAAATATATCATTTTAGGAGGGCTCTATATTAAAGAACGACAAAATTCACCAATAGTTATTACTAAACTTGAGGCTCTTTTGAGGAGATTACCTGATAATCATCCTAAAAGATCAAAAGTTAAAGAAAAGCTGGCATCATTTAGTTCTGGTTTAAAAGGGGAAAGATCTTTAAAGTATTTTTATCGTTATCTACCTAAAGATGACATTGTTTTTGTGTATAATACAAGAATACTTCATTTAGATTATTATTTTCAGTTAGACACATTAATCATTACTTCAAAATTCATATTGCTATTAGAAATAAAAAATTATGCGGGACACCTTTACTTTGATGATAAATTTGGGCAATTAGTAAGGACATTAAACGGCAAGGTTGATATTTTTGAAGATCCAATCCTTCAAGTAAAAAGGCAATCATATCATCTATCTCAGATCATAAATAAATTCAAGTTACCTCCTATTCCAATTGAAACCCTTGTTGTAATGACAAATCCAACATCACAAATTGAATGTTCACCTTCCTATAAAGAAGCCCTTCAAAAGTAA
- a CDS encoding NUDIX domain-containing protein has protein sequence MLHLEERPRAFAAIIKDNLILMVREETDRKSFWTLPGGGLENAESFEEAVIREVREEVNLDVKVIKYLFSRNYELGIEKCYLVEPTNNKPPTLGYDPELPMDNQNLKEVRGTR, from the coding sequence ATGCTACACCTTGAAGAGAGACCAAGAGCTTTTGCAGCTATCATTAAAGACAACTTAATCCTTATGGTTCGTGAAGAAACTGATCGTAAATCCTTCTGGACATTACCCGGCGGCGGGCTAGAGAACGCTGAATCTTTTGAAGAAGCTGTGATTCGTGAAGTCCGGGAAGAAGTAAACTTAGACGTAAAAGTCATAAAATACTTATTTTCAAGAAATTATGAACTTGGTATTGAAAAGTGTTACTTAGTTGAACCGACAAACAATAAACCTCCTACATTAGGATACGATCCGGAATTACCAATGGATAATCAAAACCTTAAAGAGGTGCGTGGCACTCGTTAA
- a CDS encoding GNAT family N-acetyltransferase translates to MIRRAMIVDAKEIPRLCLQLGNQIRVEQVEERLEKINQEKDSVIFLYEMDNLICGWVHVFGKCIIQMEYAEIGGLVIDTEYRGKGVGKKLMGTAEEWAKDKGFSEVRLRSGGHRKEAHQFYKGIGYENIKWQEVFRLKL, encoded by the coding sequence ATGATTCGACGTGCAATGATAGTAGATGCCAAAGAGATTCCTAGACTTTGTTTGCAGCTTGGCAACCAAATTAGAGTTGAACAAGTAGAAGAACGACTTGAAAAGATTAATCAGGAGAAAGACAGTGTGATCTTTTTGTATGAAATGGATAACTTGATCTGCGGCTGGGTGCATGTGTTTGGAAAATGTATCATTCAGATGGAATATGCCGAAATTGGTGGATTAGTGATTGATACAGAATATCGAGGTAAAGGAGTCGGCAAGAAGTTAATGGGAACAGCGGAGGAATGGGCAAAGGATAAGGGGTTTTCTGAAGTTAGGCTCCGTTCAGGTGGACATAGAAAAGAAGCCCATCAATTTTATAAAGGTATAGGTTATGAAAATATAAAATGGCAGGAAGTATTTAGACTTAAACTTTGA
- a CDS encoding DUF3189 family protein, translating to MIFIYNDFGGTHTTALAAAFHLKKLPAHAELTREQILNIEYFNKLDTSDMGKIIFHGVDEEGHSVYTVGRGNSKIFVPGLKDMFEILQKRNGTEEQLIFSNTSPTVPLSMTVGGFFSRRLGIDFIGVPLLVMGAKQASAQIAYLVEHTKEMANKSSEQVLIIDNKKELLITEVS from the coding sequence ATGATCTTTATCTATAATGATTTTGGCGGTACACATACAACGGCACTAGCGGCGGCTTTTCATCTAAAAAAACTACCGGCTCATGCTGAACTTACGAGAGAACAGATATTAAATATAGAATACTTTAACAAATTGGATACGTCTGATATGGGGAAGATTATCTTCCACGGGGTGGATGAGGAAGGGCATTCCGTCTATACAGTCGGACGGGGGAACTCTAAAATATTCGTTCCTGGTTTAAAGGATATGTTTGAAATCCTCCAGAAAAGAAATGGAACAGAGGAACAATTAATCTTTTCAAACACATCACCGACAGTTCCTTTATCTATGACGGTTGGAGGATTTTTTTCAAGAAGACTAGGTATTGATTTTATTGGAGTACCTTTACTAGTGATGGGTGCTAAACAAGCTTCTGCTCAAATCGCTTATCTTGTTGAACATACAAAAGAAATGGCTAATAAATCCTCTGAACAGGTCCTTATCATAGACAATAAAAAAGAACTTTTAATCACGGAAGTTAGTTAA
- a CDS encoding GNAT family N-acetyltransferase yields MNQSIDMKQKLSGQNVYIRLLSVDDAEELLQLQVENKEFFEKYAMERSPDFYTLESQRKRLQMMAENAKQDLDYFFGIFTNEDHLIGTINLFAVMRGSIQSAFVGYFLEKRHNGKGYTTEAVKLIVKYSFEELKLHRVEAGVMPRNMGSIRVLEKAGFEKEGLARKNVKINGKWEDHQQMAIINPAD; encoded by the coding sequence ATGAACCAAAGTATTGATATGAAACAAAAGCTGTCTGGACAGAACGTTTATATACGCTTACTTAGTGTGGATGATGCAGAAGAACTTCTTCAATTGCAGGTGGAGAACAAAGAATTCTTTGAGAAGTATGCGATGGAGCGCTCGCCAGATTTTTATACGCTCGAAAGTCAGCGGAAGCGACTTCAGATGATGGCTGAGAATGCTAAACAGGATCTTGATTACTTTTTTGGTATTTTTACAAATGAAGATCATTTAATTGGTACGATTAATCTGTTTGCCGTTATGCGCGGATCCATTCAAAGTGCGTTTGTCGGGTATTTCTTAGAAAAAAGGCACAATGGAAAAGGCTATACAACTGAAGCGGTGAAGCTGATCGTGAAGTATTCTTTCGAGGAATTGAAGCTGCACAGGGTGGAAGCAGGAGTCATGCCTCGTAACATGGGATCGATTCGTGTCTTAGAAAAAGCAGGCTTTGAAAAAGAAGGACTTGCCCGCAAAAATGTGAAGATCAACGGTAAATGGGAAGACCACCAGCAGATGGCTATTATCAATCCGGCTGACTAA
- a CDS encoding DUF3231 family protein: MPNIFEAIIDYIKTTNDNEPKPRPHIGEAMGCWLYFTALAEEIPALEASLNTTTDNELISLLNNSLDLAQHQLDVLRNLMINEGIPLSQVAESKPKSDPNSVPLGVKVTDEEIANFISLKVASNIILCSTNMSQCIRNDIGLMWARFHAEKMIFGMELKTAMRKRGWIKVPPYFYPPGAPSN; the protein is encoded by the coding sequence ATGCCTAACATTTTCGAAGCAATTATCGATTACATTAAAACCACGAATGATAATGAACCAAAACCTCGTCCGCACATTGGAGAGGCAATGGGATGCTGGCTTTATTTCACAGCTTTAGCAGAAGAAATACCAGCATTAGAAGCTTCATTAAATACAACAACGGATAATGAGCTAATTAGTTTATTAAATAATTCCCTAGACCTTGCTCAGCATCAATTAGATGTTTTAAGAAATTTAATGATAAATGAAGGTATCCCATTATCACAAGTGGCAGAATCTAAACCAAAATCTGATCCAAACAGTGTCCCCTTAGGTGTAAAAGTAACGGATGAGGAAATTGCTAATTTCATTTCACTAAAAGTGGCTTCCAATATTATTTTGTGTTCTACAAATATGAGTCAATGTATTCGAAATGATATTGGTCTAATGTGGGCAAGATTTCATGCTGAGAAAATGATATTTGGAATGGAACTAAAAACTGCTATGAGAAAAAGAGGTTGGATTAAAGTTCCACCTTACTTTTATCCGCCAGGGGCACCTAGTAACTGA
- a CDS encoding GNAT family N-acetyltransferase, with amino-acid sequence MKLETERLTIVPVDHQLVEKLSPEDYEIHGFIKSYLTDLKEDESLLGWGVWFVIEKETGRIIGDTGFKGKPVDQTVEIGYGIIPSAQGRGYATEAVNGIIDRALSTNLVSNVVAECLDDNIASVKVLEKLGFERTGTDENMLKWKISHQ; translated from the coding sequence ATGAAACTAGAAACAGAAAGACTAACGATTGTACCTGTTGATCACCAGCTTGTTGAGAAGCTTTCGCCAGAAGATTACGAGATTCATGGCTTTATTAAGAGTTATCTTACGGATTTAAAAGAGGATGAGAGTTTGCTTGGATGGGGCGTTTGGTTTGTGATTGAAAAAGAGACTGGAAGGATTATTGGAGATACCGGATTCAAAGGGAAACCGGTGGATCAAACGGTTGAAATCGGTTATGGCATCATTCCTTCTGCACAAGGAAGGGGATATGCAACAGAAGCGGTTAATGGCATCATAGATCGGGCGTTATCTACGAATCTCGTAAGTAATGTTGTCGCTGAATGTTTAGATGACAATATTGCTTCTGTAAAAGTTTTAGAAAAACTAGGATTTGAAAGAACGGGTACAGATGAAAATATGCTGAAGTGGAAGATAAGTCATCAGTAG
- a CDS encoding protein phosphatase 2C domain-containing protein: protein MSELSWVGSDKNFVDELDVSLVGNVAVGRFGGNSSAGQYKNEDGCLVWVNESGGWEFTMILDGHKTASSVELVVDHFNKKKDEIQRVLMLPAGEALRTMDSLILDIFQAPDFMEACRKTTGETACMIVIRKEKYLWWFSIGDCILHVFHPELIALGERQLNQRSFYEWVGEVNTFKMTVPCYSTGKKELRHGESLIFMTTDGLTECPGVTFANPEAVEGTFNGVSVPEAVRDLLEEVRIKGVRDSTTIISWSVFIEETATMPSDL from the coding sequence ATGAGTGAATTGAGCTGGGTAGGCAGTGACAAAAACTTCGTTGATGAATTAGATGTAAGCTTGGTTGGAAATGTCGCAGTAGGGAGATTCGGCGGCAACTCGTCTGCTGGACAATACAAAAATGAAGACGGTTGTTTAGTTTGGGTAAATGAGAGCGGCGGGTGGGAATTTACCATGATTCTTGATGGCCACAAGACCGCTTCTAGTGTGGAGCTGGTGGTTGATCATTTTAACAAAAAAAAGGATGAGATTCAAAGGGTGTTAATGCTGCCGGCAGGTGAGGCGCTAAGAACAATGGACTCCCTTATATTAGATATTTTCCAGGCGCCGGATTTTATGGAAGCTTGCCGAAAAACTACAGGAGAAACCGCTTGTATGATTGTTATCCGGAAAGAAAAATACTTGTGGTGGTTTTCAATAGGTGATTGCATCCTTCACGTGTTTCATCCTGAATTGATCGCACTTGGTGAGAGGCAGCTGAACCAGAGAAGTTTTTACGAATGGGTGGGTGAGGTTAACACGTTTAAGATGACTGTACCTTGTTACAGCACTGGCAAGAAAGAATTAAGACATGGTGAAAGCCTTATTTTTATGACAACAGATGGATTGACGGAATGTCCTGGTGTAACGTTTGCAAATCCTGAAGCGGTAGAAGGTACTTTTAATGGTGTGAGTGTTCCAGAAGCTGTCAGGGATTTATTAGAAGAAGTTAGAATAAAAGGTGTGAGGGACAGTACGACGATTATCTCTTGGTCTGTTTTTATTGAGGAAACGGCCACTATGCCAAGTGATCTTTAA
- a CDS encoding DUF3934 family protein, which translates to MSKAKANSKKKTGVGQGTGKKGWNRWKSSSKKKGPKPYVSKGTKKIDKDQEQND; encoded by the coding sequence ATGAGTAAAGCAAAAGCTAATAGCAAGAAAAAGACTGGAGTAGGTCAGGGAACTGGCAAAAAGGGCTGGAACCGCTGGAAATCAAGCAGCAAGAAAAAAGGACCAAAACCGTATGTAAGCAAAGGTACGAAAAAGATAGATAAAGATCAGGAACAAAACGATTAA
- a CDS encoding lipoprotein has translation MKKWLLILFILIGLAGCNEEKLVRIDFQKGENRSGEHIITDVNQLKSIEEVFRQVKWENAKVQMSRKEDMMLTFFYQYNTNEPERLEGYKIWLNKDKSIEIVNPNGNK, from the coding sequence ATGAAAAAGTGGCTGTTAATTTTGTTTATTTTAATTGGTTTAGCTGGATGTAATGAAGAGAAGCTGGTTCGAATTGATTTTCAAAAGGGTGAGAATCGTTCAGGGGAACATATAATTACAGACGTGAACCAGCTTAAGTCGATTGAAGAGGTCTTTAGGCAGGTGAAATGGGAAAACGCAAAGGTACAGATGTCCAGAAAAGAAGACATGATGCTTACATTTTTCTACCAATATAACACGAACGAACCAGAGAGGTTAGAGGGGTATAAAATTTGGCTGAACAAAGATAAGAGCATCGAAATTGTTAATCCTAACGGAAATAAATAG
- a CDS encoding cyclic-phosphate processing receiver domain-containing protein, giving the protein MDDYRSPPDGYVFVETIDECIELLRKFDIEHLSLDHDLISKTRNGTMLVQMMIDEKLFANRITIHSANSVAGKGMYNHFKQAQKDLIMPPTIIVSLRPLPLKFIPPRVLQHYMDVM; this is encoded by the coding sequence ATGGATGATTACCGGAGTCCGCCAGATGGTTATGTGTTTGTCGAGACCATCGACGAATGTATTGAACTCTTGCGAAAGTTCGACATCGAACATCTGTCATTAGATCATGACCTGATAAGTAAAACAAGAAATGGCACAATGCTCGTTCAAATGATGATTGACGAGAAACTTTTCGCAAATCGCATTACCATACACTCCGCCAATTCAGTCGCAGGAAAAGGCATGTATAACCACTTTAAACAAGCACAAAAAGATCTTATTATGCCGCCAACTATTATCGTATCCTTACGACCTTTGCCTCTCAAATTCATCCCGCCACGTGTTCTGCAGCATTATATGGACGTCATGTAA
- a CDS encoding YkvA family protein, translating into MNKIKTWARNLKKYVYVLYFAYKDPRVPWYAKVFTACVVAYAFSPIDFIPDFIPVLGYLDDIIIVPLGIKLALKMIPNAVIKDCEEKAEELMVKGKPKNWLVGTLIIIFWGIILIWGSMAIFQYIK; encoded by the coding sequence ATGAATAAAATTAAAACCTGGGCAAGAAATCTAAAAAAGTATGTATATGTTCTTTACTTCGCTTATAAGGATCCTAGAGTACCTTGGTATGCAAAGGTATTTACTGCATGTGTTGTTGCATATGCATTCAGTCCGATTGATTTTATTCCTGACTTTATCCCTGTGTTGGGTTATCTTGATGACATTATTATCGTTCCTTTAGGGATCAAGCTTGCTTTAAAGATGATACCTAACGCGGTAATCAAGGATTGTGAAGAAAAAGCAGAAGAGTTGATGGTAAAGGGGAAACCGAAGAATTGGCTAGTTGGCACTTTAATCATTATCTTTTGGGGGATTATTTTAATCTGGGGCAGTATGGCTATATTTCAATACATCAAATAA
- a CDS encoding DUF3951 domain-containing protein yields MTVAGIIFYAVVFGLILYRIIVKRKMPSNKYTPYDDITMGRHIDVIQDQPIYDTKHEIEYREEMRNGHEPKY; encoded by the coding sequence ATGACGGTTGCTGGAATTATCTTTTATGCTGTAGTTTTTGGACTCATCCTCTACCGCATCATCGTTAAACGAAAGATGCCTTCCAATAAATACACTCCATATGATGATATTACGATGGGAAGGCATATTGATGTGATACAAGATCAGCCAATCTACGATACAAAACATGAGATTGAATATAGAGAAGAAATGAGGAATGGACATGAACCAAAGTATTGA